The genomic segment CGCTTGTAAGCTGCTAGTCCTCCTGCAACGCCTGATACACCTTGGTATGAGAAGTCTCAAGCATTTCCGCGGCCTTGCGTAACGTAAGGCCGACATTTTGTGTCAACTGCCGACTGATGGCCGAGAAGCGTTCTGGGTCGCCCTTCAGCTGCTCGGCTCTTTCTATGCCATGCAGAGCACAGAATTGCTCTAAGACCTTGTGTGCGACAGCTAACCGATAGCTTTCGCGGTCTTCGCCGGTTTCGAGGTACAGGGTGAGATCACTTTGGCGGTGAAACTCCGTGAATCTACGCGCACTTCCACCGAGTAGTCCTAACACAAACGCCTTCTGTGTTTCGCTTATGTGAACTGCGTCCGCAGTATATTCCTTGTAGCTACTCCATCTATAGTCTGCCGGGTCTTGCACTAAGTTTGCCTGCACGGGATTCATGTGTATGTAACGGAGCGCTCCTAGCAAGTAGGCCTCGTCCTCGATAGCCTCACTGCGGTACCGGTCGCCAAAAACAGGACCCACGCGCTGATGCATGCTATTGTACCTAGCCGCATACCGCAGGTTGATCACCTTAACCGCGCGTGATAGCGTCGCAAGTTCAGCCTTAACAAGGGCGTGCAGATGGTTGCTCATAATGCACCAAGCCGCCAGCTCGAAACTATCCTTAGCGTGCTGTTCACAGAGTAGCTCTAACAGAAGTCGTCTCTCGCTATCGCTCTGAAAGACAAACTCCTTGTTGATTCCGCGAACCATAACGTGATAATAACCGGTGCTGCTTGCTTGACGTCCTATTCTTGGCATAATCCTCACCTCACGCCAATGATACCGTTTCATCAACAAAAAAACAAGAAGAACCGTCCCTTTTGTTCTCTAGTTCAACGCGGCAGGGCCTGGAGGAGGCTGGTGAGATTGCTGTCTTGCGACAGGTAGAAGCGTAGAGCGGCGAAGTTGCGGCTCTCTGCCTCGTCGGTCCAGTAAGGAATAGAGAGCGAGGCGTGCTTCTCGTGCGGAGACCGCTTGAGGACAGAGAAATACTCCGCCAAATGCTTAGCTAAGACAAGTCGATAGTAGATCGCCAAGCGTAATGTTTCTAAGAGCACCGCATCCTGGCGCACTGCGTCCACTGCATCTTGGCGCATTGCAGCCATTGTATCCTGGCCAACTGCATCCATTGTATCCTGGCCAACTGCATCCATTGTATCCTGGC from the Selenomonadales bacterium genome contains:
- a CDS encoding transposase — encoded protein: MPRIGRQASSTGYYHVMVRGINKEFVFQSDSERRLLLELLCEQHAKDSFELAAWCIMSNHLHALVKAELATLSRAVKVINLRYAARYNSMHQRVGPVFGDRYRSEAIEDEAYLLGALRYIHMNPVQANLVQDPADYRWSSYKEYTADAVHISETQKAFVLGLLGGSARRFTEFHRQSDLTLYLETGEDRESYRLAVAHKVLEQFCALHGIERAEQLKGDPERFSAISRQLTQNVGLTLRKAAEMLETSHTKVYQALQED